One window from the genome of Ammoniphilus sp. CFH 90114 encodes:
- a CDS encoding Fe(3+) ABC transporter substrate-binding protein yields the protein MSTFLTAALATSLLSACGAGQTQPTQPAQEAPKADAAPKEPAGPQEVNVYTARHYEIDDKLFEEFKTKTGITVNVVKGKANELTERLRREGSSTPADLFVTVDGGALSNAEEFFQPLESETIAKQVPEQFRDKENNWVGISTRARVIVYSKDRVQPDQLSTYEDLATDKWKGKVLVRSSSNQYNQSLLASFIELNGAEQTEAWAKGIANNLARDPEGGDRDQIKGIVAGLGDVGISNTYYVGLMLNSKDPEEVKVAEQVGVFFPNQDTTGTHLNISGVGLIKSSKNKENAIKLVEYLTSKEAQTLSANENFEFPVNPEADLPELLKTWGSFKAQDLDYTVLATNNKQATEIMNKVGWK from the coding sequence ATGTCAACATTTCTAACCGCAGCGCTTGCAACCTCGCTTCTTAGTGCATGCGGAGCTGGTCAAACACAGCCAACACAACCAGCCCAGGAAGCACCTAAGGCAGATGCCGCACCAAAAGAACCTGCAGGGCCTCAAGAAGTTAATGTCTATACCGCGCGTCATTATGAGATTGACGATAAATTATTTGAAGAGTTTAAGACCAAAACAGGAATTACTGTTAACGTCGTTAAAGGAAAAGCTAACGAATTAACTGAACGCTTAAGACGTGAAGGCAGCAGCACACCTGCCGACCTCTTTGTCACGGTTGATGGTGGCGCATTGAGTAATGCTGAAGAGTTCTTCCAGCCTCTTGAGTCCGAAACGATTGCTAAGCAAGTGCCTGAGCAATTCCGTGATAAGGAAAACAATTGGGTTGGAATCTCTACTCGCGCGCGTGTGATTGTTTACTCCAAGGATCGTGTTCAACCAGACCAATTATCCACGTATGAAGATTTAGCTACTGACAAGTGGAAAGGAAAAGTATTGGTTCGTTCTTCTTCAAACCAATACAACCAATCCCTATTAGCATCCTTCATTGAATTGAACGGAGCAGAGCAAACGGAAGCATGGGCAAAGGGAATCGCAAACAATTTGGCGCGCGATCCTGAAGGCGGAGACCGAGATCAGATAAAAGGTATCGTTGCCGGTCTTGGAGATGTTGGAATTTCCAATACCTATTATGTAGGCTTAATGCTTAATTCTAAGGATCCAGAAGAAGTAAAAGTGGCTGAACAAGTTGGTGTATTCTTCCCTAACCAAGATACAACTGGGACACACCTCAATATTAGTGGAGTTGGTTTAATCAAGTCCAGCAAGAACAAGGAAAATGCTATCAAATTGGTAGAGTACCTAACTTCCAAGGAAGCGCAAACCCTTTCTGCCAACGAAAACTTCGAGTTCCCAGTGAATCCAGAAGCTGATCTTCCAGAACTGCTTAAAACATGGGGAAGCTTTAAAGCACAAGACTTAGATTATACCGTACT